One window of the Thermodesulfomicrobium sp. WS genome contains the following:
- the yjgA gene encoding ribosome biogenesis factor YjgA — protein MHHESPRPSRTQRKRAVEALQRLGERLVALSPAVLLQLALPKDVEEAVAACHRMRSREARRRHMQYIGVVMRRLDADGVARLLRILDAGDFHGLVLGEVVESVHREG, from the coding sequence GTGCATCATGAATCGCCGCGTCCAAGCCGCACGCAGCGCAAACGCGCTGTGGAGGCCCTGCAGCGCCTGGGAGAACGCCTGGTGGCGCTCTCGCCTGCCGTGCTTTTGCAGCTTGCGTTGCCTAAAGACGTGGAAGAGGCCGTCGCGGCCTGCCACCGGATGCGTTCCCGTGAGGCGCGCCGCCGGCACATGCAGTATATCGGCGTCGTCATGCGCAGGCTCGACGCCGATGGGGTGGCCCGTTTACTCCGGATCCTGGACGCCGGGGATTTCCATGGGCTCGTGCTGGGCGAGGTCGTAGAGTCCGTGCACCGGGAAGGATAG
- the aat gene encoding leucyl/phenylalanyl-tRNA--protein transferase, translating to MAVAFLLPGAPFPPPASAEDDGLLAVGGDLSPARLLAAYRQGIFPWYGDGLPILWWNPHPRLIIEPSRVHVPRRLARVLRQGRFTVTLDTDFPAVIRWCASIPRPGGLGTWIVPAMEEAYRRLHELGFAHSVEVWRQGRLVGGLYGVALGAVFFGESMFHLEADASKVGLVTLAHALACSGYQLIDCQQTTPHMVRLGGFEVSREEFARRLEVAVQLPTQQGRWRLEGGTIVCAS from the coding sequence TGGGCTCCTTGCCGTGGGGGGCGATCTCTCCCCGGCGCGGCTTTTGGCCGCGTACCGGCAGGGGATCTTTCCGTGGTATGGCGATGGGCTGCCGATTTTGTGGTGGAATCCCCATCCGCGGCTCATCATCGAGCCGAGTCGCGTCCACGTGCCTCGGCGTCTTGCCCGGGTGCTGCGCCAGGGCCGCTTTACCGTTACCCTGGATACGGATTTCCCCGCCGTGATTCGTTGGTGCGCTTCGATCCCTCGGCCTGGAGGGCTCGGGACCTGGATTGTGCCGGCCATGGAGGAGGCCTACCGGCGTCTGCACGAGCTCGGGTTTGCCCATAGTGTGGAGGTGTGGCGTCAAGGGCGCCTGGTGGGCGGGCTCTATGGCGTGGCCTTGGGCGCAGTGTTTTTTGGGGAGTCCATGTTTCACCTGGAAGCGGATGCGTCCAAGGTCGGCTTGGTCACCCTCGCCCATGCCTTGGCGTGTTCAGGGTACCAGCTCATCGATTGCCAGCAGACCACGCCGCACATGGTGCGCCTCGGCGGGTTTGAGGTATCGCGGGAGGAGTTTGCCCGCCGCCTGGAAGTCGCGGTGCAGCTGCCGACCCAGCAGGGCCGGTGGCGGCTGGAAGGAGGTACGATTGTCTGTGCATCATGA